The segment GTTATAATCATGACTCAAATTTTAAAGAAGGTACTATGCCATGGGAAGAACAACTGAAAAGAGAATCTATTTTAGAATTGACTCACAATTGGGGAACTGAAACCGATTCTGATTTCAAAGGATATCATAATGGTAACAGTACTGAAAATGGTGAAGTACAAGGATATGGTCACATCTGTATTTCATGTGATGATCCAGCTACTTTCTGCaaagaattggaacaaGCTTATGGAGATAAGTTGGATTGGTCAGTGAAGTTTAATCAAGGTAAAGCAGTCAAAGGAATTGCGTTTATTAGAGATCCTGATACGtattcaattgagattTTATCTCATAATCTTTTTGAGGAGAGAATGGGAAAGCTTTAAATCGAGTTATGGGTAAATAGTAAGAAGTCTAtagtatatatatatacatatttATGAAATTAAAATACTGTGAGTAATGTGATAGGTAGGAGTGGAAGAGGAAGGACTAGacctttttcaattgcaaaatctgCGCTACCATTAGTAAGCAACATTGGAGCATTCACTATATCATTCTGGCTTAGTTTTATCAAGTAGTTATGAAATAGAAATTAAGCAGGTAATATTGAATAAATGTTTAATtctgttgatgaaagtgaGAAGATCGGGCTTTATCTGTTTCCGTATATCTCCCTTGTTATCAATTACTAAGCTTAGATATATAATTAAAAGTTGGTCGTGTATTTGTGGGAAAGAAATGACAGAACACAAAACTCTCATTACAAAGCAAACATCAATCTCTTTGTCTCTCTCCTCAAGATGTCTATATAAATATCAATCGACAATTCTCGCCATTCGATTATATCTTTACAATTCATTTATGATTAGGAGTTTTATACCCAAATCTTATACATTCACACCCTTAGTCAATAAAAgatattcttcaatttcaaatatggTTTCTGCTCAAACTaaacaaaaagttgaacaattgatcaaagaaaaaCCAATTTTCATTGCTTCTAAATCTTATTGTCCATACTGTGCTCAAACTAAAAAGACGATTGAAGCTTTGACCAAAGATGCTTATATTATTGAATTAGATGAAGAAGCTGATGGTGGTGAAATTCAAGAGGCTTTGGCTGAATTGACTGGTCAAAAGACTGTACCAAATGTTTTCATTGGTGGTCAACATATTGGTGGTAACTCAGatgttcaacaattgaaatctgCTGATCAATTGGAGCCAAAGATCAAAGCTGCTTTGTAAAGAGATATAGAGATGTATAGTGTGAGCTTGATCGATTGATATCTATATGTATTTTATGAGTCCTGCAGCATTGTAAGATGAATTCGCGACATTAGAGAGAACagtttttttatttttttttttcgaaTCTCTTCGTCAGAGTGAATCTCCaaccaatttgattcaatctATCAATGTCAAACGTTAGTTTACAGATTAGACAAGCTGTTCCTGCTATTGATTCGGTAGTGGCTGATTATGCTGTTGGGTACATTCAGCATGTATCGGATGCTACCGAAGATAGTGTTCGTGCTCAAAGAATCAATATCTCCGATGAAATGGCTTTTTTAAATAGCTTATTGATTTCAGCTGGTGGTCCATCTGACAAAGTCAAAACGTTAACTGATTCCATTACAGAGCAGTTGAgtgagaaattgaaaaagaatatggAGAAATTGGCCATTACTGGTGACACTTCAAAGCGTTTACTTGATATTaatgtgttgcaaaataacACCAAAAGAGATATTAATACATCACTTGCTTTGTTATCAGCAAGTAATGATATTGAACACACTGGTAGAGTAATGGAAAGTAGAGTTgataaaaagaagttggagAAACAAGAAAGGAAAATTGCTAAAAAAGTGGCTAAACGTAATAACAAATTTGTCAAGTATGAAGCATCGAAGTTATTAaatgaaaaacaagaacaagactatgattcattttttcttgaaattaATCCACTTGATTTTGGTTCCAGTGCTGGTAAATCCAAAGAtatcaaaattgacaacATTGATTTAtatgttggtgatggtCAAAGAATCTTGAGTGAAGCTTCATTAACTTTAGCTTATGGAAGAAGATATGGTTTAGTTGGTCAAAATGGTATTGGTAAATCTACTTTATTGAGAGCCTTGTCGAGAAGAGAATTGAATGTTCCTAAACACATTACCATTTTACATGTTGAGCAAGAAATTAGGGGTGATGATACTCCTGCCTTGCAAAGTGTCTTGGATGCTGATGTTTGGAGAAAGAGTCTATTACAAGAGGAACTGAAGATTAATGAAAGAATCAATGAGATTGAGAACttgagaaaagaatttgatgagGAGTCATTGGAAGTGAAGAAGCTTGATAATGAGCGTGACGATTTGGAAAACCACTTACAAGAAATtagtgaaaaattgaatgaaatgGAATCCGATAAAGCTGAAAGTAAAGCAGCTGGTATTCTTTATGGATTGGGTTTCACTAAGGAAACCCAAAATGttccaacaaaacaattttcaGGTGGTTGGAGAATGAGATTATCCTTGGCAAGAGCTTTGTTTTGTCAACCTGAtttattgttattggaTGAACCTTCCAATATGTTGGATGTTCCATCCATTACCTTCTTGGCTAATTACTTACAAACTTATAAATCAACAGTACTTGTCGTCTCACACGATCGTGCATTTCTTAATGAAGTGGCTACCGATATCATTCACCAACATTCAGAAAGATTAGATTATTATAGAGGTGCCAACTTTGATTCCTTCTATGCCacaagagaagaaagaattAAGAATCAACGTCGTGAATACGAAAGTCAAATGGCCTATAGACAACATTTACAAGAATTTATTGACAAGTTTAGATACAATGCCGCTAAATCGCAAGAAGCACAATCACGTATCAAgaagttggaaaaattaCCAGTATTGGAACCTCctgaagatgataaagTTGTCACTTTTAAATTTGCTGAACCTGATAGTATTTCACCACCTATTTTACAAATGCAAGATGTTAGTTTTGGTTATGATCCAACGAAattacttttcaaaaatgtcaaTTTGGATGTTCAAATGGATTCAAGAATTGCATTTTGTGGTGGTAATGGTACAGGTAAAACAACACTTTTAAAACTTATTATGGAACAAATTACTCCTTTGGAAGGATATATTAATAAAAATGGTCGTTTGAGAATTGGATATTTTGCTCAACATCATGTTGATGCTATGGAC is part of the Candida orthopsilosis Co 90-125, chromosome 2 draft sequence genome and harbors:
- a CDS encoding Ttr1 glutaredoxin, producing MKVRRSGFICFRISPLLSITKLRYIIKSWSCICGKEMTEHKTLITKQTSISLSLSSRCLYKYQSTILAIRLYLYNSFMIRSFIPKSYTFTPLVNKRYSSISNMVSAQTKQKVEQLIKEKPIFIASKSYCPYCAQTKKTIEALTKDAYIIELDEEADGGEIQEALAELTGQKTVPNVFIGGQHIGGNSDVQQLKSADQLEPKIKAAL
- a CDS encoding Gcn20 protein (YEF3-subfamily ABC family protein, predicted not to be a transporter), encoding MSNVSLQIRQAVPAIDSVVADYAVGYIQHVSDATEDSVRAQRINISDEMAFLNSLLISAGGPSDKVKTLTDSITEQLSEKLKKNMEKLAITGDTSKRLLDINVLQNNTKRDINTSLALLSASNDIEHTGRVMESRVDKKKLEKQERKIAKKVAKRNNKFVKYEASKLLNEKQEQDYDSFFLEINPLDFGSSAGKSKDIKIDNIDLYVGDGQRILSEASLTLAYGRRYGLVGQNGIGKSTLLRALSRRELNVPKHITILHVEQEIRGDDTPALQSVLDADVWRKSLLQEESKINERINEIENLRKEFDEESLEVKKLDNERDDLENHLQEISEKLNEMESDKAESKAAGILYGLGFTKETQNVPTKQFSGGWRMRLSLARALFCQPDLLLLDEPSNMLDVPSITFLANYLQTYKSTVLVVSHDRAFLNEVATDIIHQHSERLDYYRGANFDSFYATREERIKNQRREYESQMAYRQHLQEFIDKFRYNAAKSQEAQSRIKKLEKLPVLEPPEDDKVVTFKFAEPDSISPPILQMQDVSFGYDPTKLLFKNVNLDVQMDSRIAFCGGNGTGKTTLLKLIMEQITPLEGYINKNGRLRIGYFAQHHVDAMDLSLSAVSWMSQTFPGKTDEEYRRHLGSFGITGPLGLQKMQLLSGGQKSRVAFAALCLNQPHILILDEPSNHLDTQGLDALAEAMRNFKGGILMVSHDVAIIDKVCNEIWVAENDTISKFPGNIHDYKKHILESANIAGVVKRH